GCCACCGACTATTTCGGCCTTAACAGCACCACGTCCGGTTATGCGTACTTCAGCGCCTTGCCCGCCAAGGGCGCGTCCAAAGGCACGGCCTACCTGGACCTGAACTACGGCGTCGACCTGGGGCAGGGCGTCAGCGCCGGGCTGCATGTGGGGCACCTGTGGGTGCGTCGTTATGGCGACCTGTCCTATACCGACTGGAAGCTGGGCCTGAGCAAGGCGTTCGACCACCTGGGCGGCCTGACCGTGAGCGCCGCGCTGGTCGGCACCGATGCGGACAATGCGTTCTACCAGGCCGGCGATGCCGGCGGCCTGCGCGCCAAGCGACTGGGCGACACCGGCCTGGTGCTGGGCATCGCCCGGACCTTCTGAAGCTGACGCGACAATGTTCCGATGACCGTCTCCGACGACCGCCCCGATCCCGATGCGCTGCTGGCTCAGCTCCGCCAGCAGGAGCAGGCCCAGTCGCGCGGCCGGTTGCGCATCTACTTCGGCGCGTCGGCGGGCGTCGGCAAGACCTACGCCATGCTGCAGGCCGCGCGCCAGGCGACGGCCCAGGGGCGGTCGCCGCTGGTGGGCGTGGTGGAAACCCACGGCCGCAGCGACACCGCCGCCTTGCTGGAGGGCTTGCCGCGATTGCCGATGCGCCAGTTGGCCTACCGTGGCCATACCCTGCCGGAGTTCGACCTCGACGGCGCCCTGGCGCGGCTCAAGGGCCAGCCCGATGCGCTGATCCTGGTGGATGAGCTGGCGCATTCGAATGTCGCCGGGTCTCGTCATCCGAAGCGCTGGCAGGACGTCGAGGAACTGCTGGCCAACGGCATCTGCGTCTACACCTCGCTGAACGTCCAGCATCTGGAGAGCCTGAACGACGTGGTCGGCGGCATCACCGGCGTGCGGGTCCAGGAAACGCTGCCCGACACCTTCTTCGACCGGGCCGATGAGGTGGTGCTGGTCGACACGCCCGCCGATGAACTGCTGAGCCGCCTCAAGGCTGGCAAGGTCTACCAGGGCACGCAGGCCGAGCGGGCCGGGCAGCATTTCTTCCGCAAGGGCAACCTGATGGCGCTGCGCGAACTGGCGCTGCGCCGCACGGCGGATCGGGTGGAGGACGATGTCCAGGCCTGGCGCAGCAATGAGCGTATTGCCCAGGTCTGGAAGACCGAGGCCGCCATCCTGTGCGCGATCGGTCCCGGCGACGAGGCCGAGAGCGTGGTCCGCAGCGCGGCGCAGCTGGCGCAGCAGCTCGCGGTGAGCTGGCATGCGGTCTATGTCGAGACGCCGGCCTTGCATCGGCTGTCCGATGCCCGGCGCGAGGGCATCCTGCAGGTGGTGCGTCTGGCGCAGGATCTGGGGGCGACCTCGGCGGTGCTGTCCGGCCAGCACCCGGCCAAGGCCTTGGCGGATTACGCCCGCGAACACAACCTCTCCAAACTGCTGGTGGGCCGTGGCGCGCCGCAGCCGCGCCGATGGCGACGCCGCACCCTGGCGGCACAGCTGGCGCAGGCGGGGCCAGAGCTGGACCTGATCCAGGTGGGTGCCTCCGCCACCCAGCGGGTGAAGCGCGAGGAGCGTTCGCCGACCTTCGGATCGTCGCCGCGGCGCTATCTCTGGGCGGCGCTGTCGTGCATGAGTGTGGCGCTGGTGTGCTGGCCGCTGTCGCATCGGATCGCCAACGACAACATCGTCATGCTGTTCCTGCTGGGCGTGGTCGCGATCGCGATGCGCTGGGGCCGAGGGCCGGCGGTGCTGGCCAGCTTCCTCAGCGTGGCGCTGTTCGATTTCTTCTTCGTCGCGCCCCAGCTGAGCCTGGCAGTGAGCGATGTGCAATACGTCATCACCTTCGGCGTGATGCTGGCGGTGGGGCTGATCACCGGGCAGTTGACTGCCGGCCTGCGCTATGAGGCCCGCGTCTCGGCGGATCGCGAGGCCCGCGCCCGCGGGCTGTTCGAGCTGACCCGGGAACTGGCCGGCGCCTTGCAGACCGAGCAGGTGCTGGCGATTGCCGAGCAACAGTTGGCCCAGCAGTTCGGGGGACGCGCCTTGTTGTATGTGCTGGATGAGCAGGAGCAACTGCAGCCGTCTCCCGCGCAGCACCCCATGCCGCCTGGCGAGCAGCCGGATGCCGGCACCGCGCGCTGGGCCCTGGACCATGAACAGGCGGCCGGCCTGGGCACCGACACCCTGCCGGGCAGCCACTGGTTCTACCTGCCGCTGCGGGCGCCGATGCGCAGCCGCGGCGTGCTGGCGCTGCGCCCCGGCCAGGCGGGCGCGCTGATGCTGCCGGAACGACGCGCCCAGTTGGACACAGCGGCGCGCATCGTCGGGCAAGCCCTGGAGCGGGTGCATTACGTGGAGGTGGCGCAGGGCGCCTTGCTGCAGATCGAGTCGGAGCGGCTGCGCAACTCGCTGCTGTCGGCGCTCTCTCATGACCTGCGCACGCCGCTGTCGGCCCTGCAGGGACTGGCCGAAACCCTGGCGCAGCGTCCGGGGCTGGAGGCGGGCGTCGCGGACGCGGCCCAGGCGATCCAGCAGCAGTCGCTGCGCATCAATGCGATGGTGCACAACCTGCTCGACATGGCGCGGCTGCAGAGTGGCGCCTTGAAGTTGAATCGCCAATGGCAGCCGATCGATGAAGTGGTCGGCAGCAGCCTGCAGCTGATGGGCACCGCGCTGGCGCGCCATCGGGT
The Roseateles amylovorans genome window above contains:
- a CDS encoding DUF4118 domain-containing protein, with amino-acid sequence MTVSDDRPDPDALLAQLRQQEQAQSRGRLRIYFGASAGVGKTYAMLQAARQATAQGRSPLVGVVETHGRSDTAALLEGLPRLPMRQLAYRGHTLPEFDLDGALARLKGQPDALILVDELAHSNVAGSRHPKRWQDVEELLANGICVYTSLNVQHLESLNDVVGGITGVRVQETLPDTFFDRADEVVLVDTPADELLSRLKAGKVYQGTQAERAGQHFFRKGNLMALRELALRRTADRVEDDVQAWRSNERIAQVWKTEAAILCAIGPGDEAESVVRSAAQLAQQLAVSWHAVYVETPALHRLSDARREGILQVVRLAQDLGATSAVLSGQHPAKALADYAREHNLSKLLVGRGAPQPRRWRRRTLAAQLAQAGPELDLIQVGASATQRVKREERSPTFGSSPRRYLWAALSCMSVALVCWPLSHRIANDNIVMLFLLGVVAIAMRWGRGPAVLASFLSVALFDFFFVAPQLSLAVSDVQYVITFGVMLAVGLITGQLTAGLRYEARVSADREARARGLFELTRELAGALQTEQVLAIAEQQLAQQFGGRALLYVLDEQEQLQPSPAQHPMPPGEQPDAGTARWALDHEQAAGLGTDTLPGSHWFYLPLRAPMRSRGVLALRPGQAGALMLPERRAQLDTAARIVGQALERVHYVEVAQGALLQIESERLRNSLLSALSHDLRTPLSALQGLAETLAQRPGLEAGVADAAQAIQQQSLRINAMVHNLLDMARLQSGALKLNRQWQPIDEVVGSSLQLMGTALARHRVRLDVPAALPLVELDATLVERVLANLLENAAKYTPAGSEIRIGARVHGAELWLAVEDNGPGLPVGREEALFEKFTRGHSESPLPGVGLGLAICRAIMQAHGGRIWAERATPQGGARFCLALPLGEPPEVPSFDEDESTGASPAAGRL